One segment of Theobroma cacao cultivar B97-61/B2 chromosome 9, Criollo_cocoa_genome_V2, whole genome shotgun sequence DNA contains the following:
- the LOC18590436 gene encoding lysosomal Pro-X carboxypeptidase has protein sequence MNSPVISSQWLRLIIMIVSMAVTAAHFKIPRLSPTLGTILEQPEILSAPVSEDLRTFYYTQTLDHFNYNPESYTTFQQRYVMNSKYWGGANVSAPILAYLGAESPLDGTPAAIGFLNDNAIRFKALIVYIEHRYYGKSIPFGSREEAFQNASTLGYFNSAQAIADYAAIIMHIKKKLQARYSPVIVIGGSYGGMLASWFRLKYPHVALGALASSAPILYFDEIPLQPEGGYYSVVTKDFREASETCYQTIQKSWSEINRVASKPHGLSTLSKKFKTCYPLTSSSELKSFLRLMYAYTAQYNRPPRYPVSVVCGGIDGASFGSQDDILTKIFSGVVAYYGNRSCYVNPETNASEIEIGWSWQRCSEMVIPIGIGNGTMLEASPFNLTSFIKQCESFYGVPSRPHWVTSYYGGHDIKLILHRFGSNIIFSNGLRDPYSSGGVLENISNSILAVSTVNGSHCLDILGERETDPEWLIRQRKIEVKIIKGWIANYYADLKAFKQ, from the exons ATGAATTCCCCCGTAATTTCATCCCAATGGCTTCGTTTGATCATTATGATTGTGTCAATGGCTGTCACTGCTGCCCACTTCAAGATTCCGCGGCTGAGCCCAACCTTGGGAACAATCTTGGAACAGCCTGAAATTTTGTCTGCACCAGTCTCAGAAGATCTGCGAACTTTTTACTACACACAAACACTTGATCATTTCAACTACAACCCTGAAAGCTACACCACTTTTCAACAAAGATATGTGATGAATTCCAAGTATTGGGGAGGAGCAAATGTTAGTGCACCCATTTTAGCATATCTTGGTGCTGAATCGCCTCTGGATGGTACTCCGGCTGCAATCGGTTTTCTCAATGATAATGCCATCCGTTTCAAAGCACTCATTGTATACATAGAG CATCGTTACTATGGAAAATCAATACCATTTGGATCAAGGGAAGAAGCCTTTCAAAATGCAAGCACTCTGGGGTATTTTAACTCTGCCCAAGCCATAGCAGACTATGCAGCTATCATCATGCatataaagaaaaagcttCAGGCTCGGTATTCACCGGTCATCGTCATTGGAGGATCATATGGGGGAA TGCTTGCTTCATGGTTCCGGCTGAAATATCCTCATGTTGCTTTGGGAGCTTTGGCCTCATCAGCTCCAATACTTTACTTCGATGAAATTCCACTACAGCCAGAGGGTGGATATTATTCAGTTGTCACAAAGGATTTCAGG GAAGCCAGCGAGACTTGCTACCAAACTATACAAAAATCATGGTCCGAAATCAACAGAGTAGCTTCCAAGCCCCATGGTCTTTCTACCCTCAGCAAGAAGTTTAAAACATGCTA TCCCTTGACCAGTTCTTCGGAGCTCAAGTCTTTCTTGAGATTAATGTATGCCTACACTGCACAATACAACAGACCGCCAAGATATCCAGTTTCAGTCGTATGTGGCGGCATCGACGGAGCTTCCTTTGGGAGTCAAGACGACATCCTTACCAAGATATTTTCTGGCGTTGTGGCTTACTATGGGAACAGGTCCTGCTATGTCAATCCAGAAACTAATGCATCCGAAATAGAAATAGGGTGGAGTTGGCAG AGATGCAGTGAGATGGTGATACCAATTGGCATCGGCAATGGAACCATGTTAGAAGCTTCCCCCTTTAATCTAACCAGCTTTATCAAACAGTGTGAGAGCTTCTACGGAGTCCCTTCTCGGCCTCATTGGGTCACTTCTTACTACGGTGGCCAT GATATAAAGCTGATTCTCCATAGATTTGGTAGCAACATCATCTTTTCCAATGGCCTGCGAGATCCTTATAGTAGTGGcgg GGTGTTGGAAAACATTTCCAATAGTATCCTTGCGGTATCTACAGTCAATG GATCTCATTGCTtagatatacttggggaaAGGGAAACTGATCCAGAATGGTTGATCAGGCAACGAAAAATAGAGGTGAAGATTATAAAAGGTTGGATCGCTAATTACTATGCTGATCTCAAAGCATT
- the LOC18590439 gene encoding vacuolar protein sorting-associated protein 41 homolog isoform X1, with protein sequence MSPFPSENGVDGDDEREEEEEEDEEEVEDEEEEEEEEEEEEPRLKYQRMGGSIPSLLSSDAASCIAVAERMIALGTHDGTVHILDFLGNQVKEFAAHSAAVNDLSFDLEGEYIGSCSDDGSVVINSLFTDEKLKFEYHRPMKAIALDPDYTRKKSRRFVAGGLAGHLYFNTKRWLGYRDQVLHSGEGPIHAVKWRTSLIAWANDAGVKVYDAANDQRITFIERPRGSPRPEILLPHLVWQDDTLLVIGWGTSVKIAAIRTNLNKGANGTYREVTMSNVNQVDIVASFQTSYYISGIAPFGDALVVLAYIPGEEDGEKEFSSAIPSRQQGNAQRPEVRIVTWNNDELATDALPVYGFEHYKAKDYSLAHAPFSGSSYAGGQWAAGDEPIYYIVSPKDVVIAKPRDAEDHIAWLLQHGWHEKALAAVEAGQGRSELLDEVGSRYLDHLIVERKYAEAASLCPKLLRGSATAWERWVFHFAHLRQLPVLVPYMPTENPRMRDTAYEVALVALATNPSYYKDLLSTVKSWPPVIYSALPVISAIEPQLNTSSMTDALKEALAELYVIDGQYEKAFSLYADLMKPDIFDFIEKHHLHDSLREKVVQLMILDCKHAVSLLIQNRDLITPSEVVSQLLRAGNKCDSRYFLHLYLHSLFEVNPHAGKDFHDMQVELYAEYDPKMLLPFLRSSQHYTLEKAYEICVKEALLREQVFILGRMGNSKQALAVIINKLGDIEEAVEFVTMQHDDDLWEELIKQCLHKPEMVGVLLEHTVGNLDPLYIVNMVPNGLEIPRLRDRLVKIITDYRTETSLRHGCNDILKADCVNLLVKYYKEAKRAVCLSIEEDDARAKRDASRTSQAIEKTLSVRNMEVKSKTRGGGRCCMCFDPFSIQNVSVVVFFCCHAYHTTCLMDSTYTNSSKKGTGATSQGLYEYDNDGEDDDAEDDDSQADGPRMRCILCTTAAS encoded by the exons GTTAAGGAATTTGCTGCACATTCAGCTGCAGTGAATGACCTTAGTTTTGATTTAGAAGGTGAATATATTGGCAGCTGCTCCGATGATGGTTCTGTTGTTATAAATAGTCTTTTTACTGatgagaaattgaaattcGAGTATCATCGTCCTATGAAAGCCATTGCCCTTGATCCTGATTATACAAGAAAAAAGTCCAGGAGATTTGTAGCTGGTGGCTTAGCTGGTCACTTATATTTTAATACCAAAAGGTGGCTTGGCTATAGGGATCAG GTTTTGCACTCGGGTGAAGGTCCAATCCATGCAGTGAAATGGAGAACGAGTCTCATTGCTTGGGCTAATGATGCGGGTGTAAAAGTTTATGATGCTGCAAATGATCAGCGGATTACATTTATAGAAAGACCACGAGGGAGCCCTCGTCCTGAAATTTTACTCCCGCATTTAGTTTGGCAG GATGATACTTTATTGGTGATCGGCTGGGGAACCTCTGTGAAGATTGCAGCAATAAGAACAAATCTGAACAAGGGAGCCAATGGAACGTATAGGGAGGTTACAATGTCTAATGTGAATCAAGTAGATATTGTGGCATCTTTTCAGACTAGCTATTATATATCAGGAATTGCTCCATTTGGTGATGCTTTGGTTGTTCTAGCTTATATTCCTGGTGAAGAAGATGGGGAGAAGGAATTTAGTAGCGCAATACCATCACGGCAG CAGGGGAATGCACAGAGACCAGAGGTACGTATAGTGACTTGGAACAATGATGAATTGGCGACAGATGCCCTACCTGTATATGGATTTGAGCACTACAAAGCAAAGGACTATTCCTTGGCTCATGCGCCCTTCTCAG GCAGCAGTTATGCTGGTGGACAGTGGGCTGCTGGTGATGAACCTATATACTATATTGTATCACCAAAGGATGTTGTCATAGCAAAACCGAG GGATGCTGAGGATCACATTGCATGGCTTCTTCAACATGGATGGCATGAAAAAGCTTTAGCAGCAGTTGAGGCTGGTCAGGGACGGAGTGAGCTCCTTGATGAG GTTGGATCTAGATACCTTGATCACTTGATTGTGGAAAGGAAATATGCTGAGGCTGCATCCTTGTGTCCCAAATTGTTGCGAGGATCTGCTACAGCTTGGGAGAG ATGGGTATTCCATTTTGCTCATCTTCGTCAGCTTCCTGTATTGGTTCCATATATGCCAACAGAGAACCCAAGGATGCGTGATACTGCTTATGAG GTCGCACTTGTGGCACTGGCAACAAATCCATCCTATTATAAAGATCTCTTGTCCACTGTAAAATCTTGGCCACCTGTCATTTATTCTGCATTGCCTGTTATTTCTGCCATAGAGCCCCAGTTAAATACTTCATCAATGACTGATGCCCTTAAAGAG GCACTTGCAGAGTTGTATGTTATTGATGGGCAGTACGAGAAAGCTTTTTCACTGTATGCTGAT CTCATGAAGCCAGATATATTTGACTTCATTGAAAAGCACCACTTACATGATTCTCTTCGTGAAAAG GTTGTCCAGTTGATGATTCTAGATTGTAAGCATGCAGTTTCCTTGTTGATCCAAAATAGGGACTTAATTACACCATCTGAAGTTGTTTCACAACTTCTGAGAGCTGGAAATAAGTGCGATTCGAGATATTTTTTGCATTTATATCTGCATTCATTATTCGAAGTAAACCCACATGCTGGCAAAGATTTTCATGATATGCAG GTAGAGCTTTATGCTGAATATGATCCAAAGATGCTACTTCCTTTTCTTCGCAGTAGTCAACATTACACACTGGAGAAG GCATATGAGATCTGTGTCAAAGAAGCTCTTTTAAGGGAGCAAGTATTCATCCTTGGAAGAATGGGAAATTCAAAACAAGCTCTTGCTGtaatcataaataaattaggagATATAGAAGAG GCTGTAGAATTCGTGACCATGCAGCATGATGATGATCTTTGGGAAGAATTGATTAAGCAATGCCTCCACAAACCTGAAATG GTGGGTGTCTTATTGGAACACACTGTTGGCAATCTTGACCCTCTCTATATTGTAAATATGGTGCCCAATGGCCTAGAGATACCTCG GCTTAGGGATCGTCTAGTCAAAATTATAACTGATTACAGAACTGAAACTTCTCTTAGACATGGGTGCAATGATATTCTCAAG GCTGACTGTGTTAACCTGTTGGTTAAATACTACAAAGAAGCGAAACGTGCAGTTTGCTTGAGCATTGAAGAAGACGATGCTCGAGCCAAGAGGGATGCAAGTAGAACTTCTCAAGCAATAGAGAAAACACTGAGTGTGAGAAACATGGAGGTTAAGTCTAAAACTAGGGGTGGCGGAAGATGTTGCATGTGTTTTGATCCTTTCTCAATACAAAATGTATCAGTTGTCGTGTTCTTTTGCTGTCATGCTTATCACACGACTTGCTTGATGGACTCCACCTACACTAATAGCAGCAAAAAAGGGACTGGAGCCACCTCTCAGGGTCTATatgagtatgataatgatgGTGAGGATGATGATGCTGAAGATGACGATAGCCAGGCTGATGGTCCTCGAATGCGCTGTATCTTATGTACTACAGCTGCAAGTTAA
- the LOC18590439 gene encoding vacuolar protein sorting-associated protein 41 homolog isoform X2, with protein sequence MSPFPSENGVDGDDEREEEEEEDEEEVEDEEEEEEEEEEEEPRLKYQRMGGSIPSLLSSDAASCIAVAERMIALGTHDGTVHILDFLGNQVKEFAAHSAAVNDLSFDLEGEYIGSCSDDGSVVINSLFTDEKLKFEYHRPMKAIALDPDYTRKKSRRFVAGGLAGHLYFNTKRWLGYRDQVLHSGEGPIHAVKWRTSLIAWANDAGVKVYDAANDQRITFIERPRGSPRPEILLPHLVWQDDTLLVIGWGTSVKIAAIRTNLNKGANGTYREVTMSNVNQVDIVASFQTSYYISGIAPFGDALVVLAYIPGEEDGEKEFSSAIPSRQGNAQRPEVRIVTWNNDELATDALPVYGFEHYKAKDYSLAHAPFSGSSYAGGQWAAGDEPIYYIVSPKDVVIAKPRDAEDHIAWLLQHGWHEKALAAVEAGQGRSELLDEVGSRYLDHLIVERKYAEAASLCPKLLRGSATAWERWVFHFAHLRQLPVLVPYMPTENPRMRDTAYEVALVALATNPSYYKDLLSTVKSWPPVIYSALPVISAIEPQLNTSSMTDALKEALAELYVIDGQYEKAFSLYADLMKPDIFDFIEKHHLHDSLREKVVQLMILDCKHAVSLLIQNRDLITPSEVVSQLLRAGNKCDSRYFLHLYLHSLFEVNPHAGKDFHDMQVELYAEYDPKMLLPFLRSSQHYTLEKAYEICVKEALLREQVFILGRMGNSKQALAVIINKLGDIEEAVEFVTMQHDDDLWEELIKQCLHKPEMVGVLLEHTVGNLDPLYIVNMVPNGLEIPRLRDRLVKIITDYRTETSLRHGCNDILKADCVNLLVKYYKEAKRAVCLSIEEDDARAKRDASRTSQAIEKTLSVRNMEVKSKTRGGGRCCMCFDPFSIQNVSVVVFFCCHAYHTTCLMDSTYTNSSKKGTGATSQGLYEYDNDGEDDDAEDDDSQADGPRMRCILCTTAAS encoded by the exons GTTAAGGAATTTGCTGCACATTCAGCTGCAGTGAATGACCTTAGTTTTGATTTAGAAGGTGAATATATTGGCAGCTGCTCCGATGATGGTTCTGTTGTTATAAATAGTCTTTTTACTGatgagaaattgaaattcGAGTATCATCGTCCTATGAAAGCCATTGCCCTTGATCCTGATTATACAAGAAAAAAGTCCAGGAGATTTGTAGCTGGTGGCTTAGCTGGTCACTTATATTTTAATACCAAAAGGTGGCTTGGCTATAGGGATCAG GTTTTGCACTCGGGTGAAGGTCCAATCCATGCAGTGAAATGGAGAACGAGTCTCATTGCTTGGGCTAATGATGCGGGTGTAAAAGTTTATGATGCTGCAAATGATCAGCGGATTACATTTATAGAAAGACCACGAGGGAGCCCTCGTCCTGAAATTTTACTCCCGCATTTAGTTTGGCAG GATGATACTTTATTGGTGATCGGCTGGGGAACCTCTGTGAAGATTGCAGCAATAAGAACAAATCTGAACAAGGGAGCCAATGGAACGTATAGGGAGGTTACAATGTCTAATGTGAATCAAGTAGATATTGTGGCATCTTTTCAGACTAGCTATTATATATCAGGAATTGCTCCATTTGGTGATGCTTTGGTTGTTCTAGCTTATATTCCTGGTGAAGAAGATGGGGAGAAGGAATTTAGTAGCGCAATACCATCACGGCAG GGGAATGCACAGAGACCAGAGGTACGTATAGTGACTTGGAACAATGATGAATTGGCGACAGATGCCCTACCTGTATATGGATTTGAGCACTACAAAGCAAAGGACTATTCCTTGGCTCATGCGCCCTTCTCAG GCAGCAGTTATGCTGGTGGACAGTGGGCTGCTGGTGATGAACCTATATACTATATTGTATCACCAAAGGATGTTGTCATAGCAAAACCGAG GGATGCTGAGGATCACATTGCATGGCTTCTTCAACATGGATGGCATGAAAAAGCTTTAGCAGCAGTTGAGGCTGGTCAGGGACGGAGTGAGCTCCTTGATGAG GTTGGATCTAGATACCTTGATCACTTGATTGTGGAAAGGAAATATGCTGAGGCTGCATCCTTGTGTCCCAAATTGTTGCGAGGATCTGCTACAGCTTGGGAGAG ATGGGTATTCCATTTTGCTCATCTTCGTCAGCTTCCTGTATTGGTTCCATATATGCCAACAGAGAACCCAAGGATGCGTGATACTGCTTATGAG GTCGCACTTGTGGCACTGGCAACAAATCCATCCTATTATAAAGATCTCTTGTCCACTGTAAAATCTTGGCCACCTGTCATTTATTCTGCATTGCCTGTTATTTCTGCCATAGAGCCCCAGTTAAATACTTCATCAATGACTGATGCCCTTAAAGAG GCACTTGCAGAGTTGTATGTTATTGATGGGCAGTACGAGAAAGCTTTTTCACTGTATGCTGAT CTCATGAAGCCAGATATATTTGACTTCATTGAAAAGCACCACTTACATGATTCTCTTCGTGAAAAG GTTGTCCAGTTGATGATTCTAGATTGTAAGCATGCAGTTTCCTTGTTGATCCAAAATAGGGACTTAATTACACCATCTGAAGTTGTTTCACAACTTCTGAGAGCTGGAAATAAGTGCGATTCGAGATATTTTTTGCATTTATATCTGCATTCATTATTCGAAGTAAACCCACATGCTGGCAAAGATTTTCATGATATGCAG GTAGAGCTTTATGCTGAATATGATCCAAAGATGCTACTTCCTTTTCTTCGCAGTAGTCAACATTACACACTGGAGAAG GCATATGAGATCTGTGTCAAAGAAGCTCTTTTAAGGGAGCAAGTATTCATCCTTGGAAGAATGGGAAATTCAAAACAAGCTCTTGCTGtaatcataaataaattaggagATATAGAAGAG GCTGTAGAATTCGTGACCATGCAGCATGATGATGATCTTTGGGAAGAATTGATTAAGCAATGCCTCCACAAACCTGAAATG GTGGGTGTCTTATTGGAACACACTGTTGGCAATCTTGACCCTCTCTATATTGTAAATATGGTGCCCAATGGCCTAGAGATACCTCG GCTTAGGGATCGTCTAGTCAAAATTATAACTGATTACAGAACTGAAACTTCTCTTAGACATGGGTGCAATGATATTCTCAAG GCTGACTGTGTTAACCTGTTGGTTAAATACTACAAAGAAGCGAAACGTGCAGTTTGCTTGAGCATTGAAGAAGACGATGCTCGAGCCAAGAGGGATGCAAGTAGAACTTCTCAAGCAATAGAGAAAACACTGAGTGTGAGAAACATGGAGGTTAAGTCTAAAACTAGGGGTGGCGGAAGATGTTGCATGTGTTTTGATCCTTTCTCAATACAAAATGTATCAGTTGTCGTGTTCTTTTGCTGTCATGCTTATCACACGACTTGCTTGATGGACTCCACCTACACTAATAGCAGCAAAAAAGGGACTGGAGCCACCTCTCAGGGTCTATatgagtatgataatgatgGTGAGGATGATGATGCTGAAGATGACGATAGCCAGGCTGATGGTCCTCGAATGCGCTGTATCTTATGTACTACAGCTGCAAGTTAA
- the LOC18590437 gene encoding lysosomal Pro-X carboxypeptidase, with protein sequence MGSPIFSSQWFQFIVIVLSVSVGSAARFDIPRLSPIRGTILEDPKTLSSAPVSKGFQTFYYTQTLDHFNYKPESYATFQQRYVLNFKHWGGANATAPILVYLGAESPLGGDLSGIGFLHDNAAPFKALCVYIEHRYYGKSIPFRSRKEAFKNASTLGYFNSAQAIADYADIIMHIKKKLHAMSSPVIVVGGSYGGMLASWFRLKYPHVALGALASSAPILYFNNITPSGAYYSIVSKDFREASETCYQTIRKSWSEIDKIASKHHGLSTLSKKFKTCEPLTSSSEFKNYLDTMYTGAAQYDRPPSYPVNEVCRGIDGSKKQDILSKIFDGVVAYYGNRTCYLNQPTSDSETDQGWRWQTCSEMVMPIGVGENTMFQPDPFDLDSFIKNCKGYYSVPPRPHWITSYYGGQDIKLILQRFGSNIIFSNGLRDPYSSGGVLENLSDSILAVSTVKGSHCLDIQPKRETDPEWLVEQRKTVGKIIKGWMAKYYADLKAFKRQ encoded by the exons ATGGGTTCTCCTATATTTTCATCCCAATGGTTTCAATTCATCGTTATAGTGCTCTCAGTTTCTGTGGGTAGTGCTGCCCGGTTTGACATTCCAAGGCTTAGTCCAATTAGAGGAACAATCTTGGAAGACCCTAAGACTCTGTCGTCTGCACCTGTTTCAAAGGGTTTCCAAACTTTTTACTACACTCAAACGCTTGATCACTTCAACTATAAGCCTGAAAGCTATGCCACTTTCCAGCAAAGGTACGTGCTGAATTTCAAGCATTGGGGCGGAGCAAATGCCACTGCACCAATCTTAGTCTATCTTGGAGCTGAATCGCCTTTGGGCGGTGATCTTTCTGGCATCGGTTTTCTCCATGATAATGCCGCCCCGTTCAAAGCACTCTGTGTATACATAGAG CATCGTTACTATGGAAAATCAATACCATTTCGATCAAGGAAAGAAGCCTTCAAAAATGCAAGCACTCTGGGGTATTTTAACTCTGCGCAAGCCATAGCAGACTATGCAGATATCATCATGCATATAAAGAAGAAACTTCATGCAATGTCTTCTCCAGTGATTGTTGTCGGAGGATCATATGGAGGAA TGCTTGCTTCATGGTTTCGGCTGAAATATCCTCACGTTGCTTTGGGAGCTTTGGCCTCATCGGCTCCAATCCTTTACTTCAATAATATTACACCAAGCGGTGCATACTATTCAATCGTCTCAAAGGATTTCAGG GAAGCGAGCGAGACCTGCTATCAAACTATACGAAAATCATGGTCTGAAATTGACAAAATTGCCTCCAAACACCATGGTCTTTCAACCCTTAGCAAGAAGTTCAAAACTTGCGA ACCTTTGACCAGCTCTTCAGAGTTCAAAAACTACTTGGACACGATGTACACAGGGGCAGCTCAATATGATCGACCACCAAGCTATCCTGTTAACGAGGTATGTAGAGGCATTGATGGAAGTAAAAAACAAGATATTCTTAGCAAGATCTTTGATGGAGTTGTGGCTTATTATGGGAATCGAACTTGCTATCTTAATCAACCAACCAGTGATTCCGAAACAGATCAAGGGTGGAGATGGCAG ACATGCAGTGAAATGGTAATGCCCATTGGCGTCGGCGAGAATACCATGTTCCAACCTGACCCTTTCGACCTAGAcagctttataaaaaattgCAAAGGCTACTACAGCGTTCCTCCTCGGCCTCATTGGATCACTTCTTATTACGGTGGCCAA GATATAAAACTGATTCTCCAGAGGTTTGGTAGCAACATCATCTTTTCCAATGGGCTGCGAGATCCTTATAGCAGCGGCGG GGTGTTGGAAAACCTTTCAGATAGTATTCTTGCCGTATCTACAGTCAAAG GATCTCATTGCTTAGACATACAACCAAAAAGGGAAACCGATCCAGAATGGTTGGTCGAGCAAAGAAAGACGGTGGGGAAGATTATCAAAGGATGGATGGCTAAGTACTATGCCGATCTTAAAGCATTCAAACGACAGTAA